One Podarcis muralis chromosome 1, rPodMur119.hap1.1, whole genome shotgun sequence genomic window carries:
- the LANCL1 gene encoding glutathione S-transferase LANCL1 isoform X5: MAQRAFPNPFADYDKSLATGYFDSAGRLTPEFTQHLNNKIRELLQQMERGLKSADPRDCTGYTGWAGIALLYLHLYNVYGDPSFLQMAQEYVKKSLSCLTKRSITFLCGDAGPLAVAAVVFHKLQNDKQAEDCIARLLHLPKLDPRVPDEMLYGRMGYLYALLFVNKQFGEEKIPQNHIQQVCEAVMASGENLAKRRNFTAKSPLMYEWYQEYYVGAAHGLAGIYYYLMQPGLGVSQAKLHNVVKPSVDYVCQLKFPSGNYPPCIEDKRDLLVHWCHGAPGVIYMLLQAYKFAEWCLSYGQHGCRTPDTPFSLFEGMAGTIYFLADLLVPAKARFPAFEL, encoded by the exons CTGACTCCTGAGTTCACTCAGCACCTGAACAATAAGATCAGGGAGCTTCTGCAGCAGATGGAAAGGGGCCTGAAGTCTGCGGACCCCAGGGACTGCACTGGCTACACCGGCTGGGCAG GCATTGCTTTGCTATACTTACATCTGTATAATGTCTATGGAGACCCATCCTTCCTCCAGATGGCCCAGGAATATGTCAAGAAGAGCCTGAGCTGCCTGACAAAGCGATCCATCACCTTCTTGTGTGGGGATGCCGGACCTCTGGCAGTGGCTGCTGTGGTATTCCACAAGCTGCAGAACGACAAGCAAGCGGAAGATTGCATTGCCCG CTTGCTTCATCTGCCCAAACTTGACCCTCGGGTCCCTGACGAGATGCTCTATGGACGTATGGGGTACTTgtatgctttgctatttgtgaaCAAACAATTTGGAGAGGAAAAGATTCCTCAAAACCATATTCAACAG GTCTGTGAGGCAGTCATGGCATCTGGCGAGAACCTAGCCAAGAGACGGAACTTCACAGCTAAGAGCCCCCTGATGTATGAATGGTACCAGGAATATTATGTAGGAGCTGCTCATGGCCTAGCAGGGATCTATTACTATCTCATGCAG CCTGGCCTTGGAGTGAGTCAGGCAAAGCTGCACAATGTGGTCAAGCCCAGTGTGGATTACGTCTGCCAGCTGAAGTTCCCATCGGGCAATTACCCGCCATGCATTGAAGATAAGAGAGACCTGCTGGTCCATTGGTGCCACGGTGCTCCTGGCGTTATCTACATGCTCCTTCAGGCCTATAAG TTTGCAGAATGGTGTTTGAGTTATGGGCAGCATGGTTGTCGGACACCAGACACTCCATTTTCTCTCTTTGAAG GAATGGCTGGAACAATATATTTTCTTGCTGACCTGCTGGTACCAGCCAAGGCCAGGTTCCCAGCTTTTGAACTGTAA
- the LANCL1 gene encoding glutathione S-transferase LANCL1 isoform X1 produces MAQRAFPNPFADYDKSLATGYFDSAGRLTPEFTQHLNNKIRELLQQMERGLKSADPRDCTGYTGWAGIALLYLHLYNVYGDPSFLQMAQEYVKKSLSCLTKRSITFLCGDAGPLAVAAVVFHKLQNDKQAEDCIARLLHLPKLDPRVPDEMLYGRMGYLYALLFVNKQFGEEKIPQNHIQQVCEAVMASGENLAKRRNFTAKSPLMYEWYQEYYVGAAHGLAGIYYYLMQPGLGVSQAKLHNVVKPSVDYVCQLKFPSGNYPPCIEDKRDLLVHWCHGAPGVIYMLLQAYKVFGEQKYLSDALQCAEVIWQWGLLKKGYGLCHGTAGNAYAFLTLYNLTQDMKYLYRACKFAEWCLSYGQHGCRTPDTPFSLFEGMAGTIYFLADLLVPAKARFPAFEL; encoded by the exons CTGACTCCTGAGTTCACTCAGCACCTGAACAATAAGATCAGGGAGCTTCTGCAGCAGATGGAAAGGGGCCTGAAGTCTGCGGACCCCAGGGACTGCACTGGCTACACCGGCTGGGCAG GCATTGCTTTGCTATACTTACATCTGTATAATGTCTATGGAGACCCATCCTTCCTCCAGATGGCCCAGGAATATGTCAAGAAGAGCCTGAGCTGCCTGACAAAGCGATCCATCACCTTCTTGTGTGGGGATGCCGGACCTCTGGCAGTGGCTGCTGTGGTATTCCACAAGCTGCAGAACGACAAGCAAGCGGAAGATTGCATTGCCCG CTTGCTTCATCTGCCCAAACTTGACCCTCGGGTCCCTGACGAGATGCTCTATGGACGTATGGGGTACTTgtatgctttgctatttgtgaaCAAACAATTTGGAGAGGAAAAGATTCCTCAAAACCATATTCAACAG GTCTGTGAGGCAGTCATGGCATCTGGCGAGAACCTAGCCAAGAGACGGAACTTCACAGCTAAGAGCCCCCTGATGTATGAATGGTACCAGGAATATTATGTAGGAGCTGCTCATGGCCTAGCAGGGATCTATTACTATCTCATGCAG CCTGGCCTTGGAGTGAGTCAGGCAAAGCTGCACAATGTGGTCAAGCCCAGTGTGGATTACGTCTGCCAGCTGAAGTTCCCATCGGGCAATTACCCGCCATGCATTGAAGATAAGAGAGACCTGCTGGTCCATTGGTGCCACGGTGCTCCTGGCGTTATCTACATGCTCCTTCAGGCCTATAAG GTGTTTGGCGAACAGAAGTACCTCAGCGATGCCTTGCAGTGTGCTGAAGTGATTTGGCAGtgggggttgctgaagaaaggttaCGGGCTGTGTCACGGTACAGCTGGCAATGCATATGCCTTCCTGACTCTTTACAACCTCACTCAAGACATGAAATATCTCTACAGAGCCTGCaag TTTGCAGAATGGTGTTTGAGTTATGGGCAGCATGGTTGTCGGACACCAGACACTCCATTTTCTCTCTTTGAAG GAATGGCTGGAACAATATATTTTCTTGCTGACCTGCTGGTACCAGCCAAGGCCAGGTTCCCAGCTTTTGAACTGTAA
- the LANCL1 gene encoding glutathione S-transferase LANCL1 isoform X2, with protein MKRMNYLQRKLTPEFTQHLNNKIRELLQQMERGLKSADPRDCTGYTGWAGIALLYLHLYNVYGDPSFLQMAQEYVKKSLSCLTKRSITFLCGDAGPLAVAAVVFHKLQNDKQAEDCIARLLHLPKLDPRVPDEMLYGRMGYLYALLFVNKQFGEEKIPQNHIQQVCEAVMASGENLAKRRNFTAKSPLMYEWYQEYYVGAAHGLAGIYYYLMQPGLGVSQAKLHNVVKPSVDYVCQLKFPSGNYPPCIEDKRDLLVHWCHGAPGVIYMLLQAYKVFGEQKYLSDALQCAEVIWQWGLLKKGYGLCHGTAGNAYAFLTLYNLTQDMKYLYRACKFAEWCLSYGQHGCRTPDTPFSLFEGMAGTIYFLADLLVPAKARFPAFEL; from the exons CTGACTCCTGAGTTCACTCAGCACCTGAACAATAAGATCAGGGAGCTTCTGCAGCAGATGGAAAGGGGCCTGAAGTCTGCGGACCCCAGGGACTGCACTGGCTACACCGGCTGGGCAG GCATTGCTTTGCTATACTTACATCTGTATAATGTCTATGGAGACCCATCCTTCCTCCAGATGGCCCAGGAATATGTCAAGAAGAGCCTGAGCTGCCTGACAAAGCGATCCATCACCTTCTTGTGTGGGGATGCCGGACCTCTGGCAGTGGCTGCTGTGGTATTCCACAAGCTGCAGAACGACAAGCAAGCGGAAGATTGCATTGCCCG CTTGCTTCATCTGCCCAAACTTGACCCTCGGGTCCCTGACGAGATGCTCTATGGACGTATGGGGTACTTgtatgctttgctatttgtgaaCAAACAATTTGGAGAGGAAAAGATTCCTCAAAACCATATTCAACAG GTCTGTGAGGCAGTCATGGCATCTGGCGAGAACCTAGCCAAGAGACGGAACTTCACAGCTAAGAGCCCCCTGATGTATGAATGGTACCAGGAATATTATGTAGGAGCTGCTCATGGCCTAGCAGGGATCTATTACTATCTCATGCAG CCTGGCCTTGGAGTGAGTCAGGCAAAGCTGCACAATGTGGTCAAGCCCAGTGTGGATTACGTCTGCCAGCTGAAGTTCCCATCGGGCAATTACCCGCCATGCATTGAAGATAAGAGAGACCTGCTGGTCCATTGGTGCCACGGTGCTCCTGGCGTTATCTACATGCTCCTTCAGGCCTATAAG GTGTTTGGCGAACAGAAGTACCTCAGCGATGCCTTGCAGTGTGCTGAAGTGATTTGGCAGtgggggttgctgaagaaaggttaCGGGCTGTGTCACGGTACAGCTGGCAATGCATATGCCTTCCTGACTCTTTACAACCTCACTCAAGACATGAAATATCTCTACAGAGCCTGCaag TTTGCAGAATGGTGTTTGAGTTATGGGCAGCATGGTTGTCGGACACCAGACACTCCATTTTCTCTCTTTGAAG GAATGGCTGGAACAATATATTTTCTTGCTGACCTGCTGGTACCAGCCAAGGCCAGGTTCCCAGCTTTTGAACTGTAA
- the LANCL1 gene encoding glutathione S-transferase LANCL1 isoform X4: protein MERGLKSADPRDCTGYTGWAGIALLYLHLYNVYGDPSFLQMAQEYVKKSLSCLTKRSITFLCGDAGPLAVAAVVFHKLQNDKQAEDCIARLLHLPKLDPRVPDEMLYGRMGYLYALLFVNKQFGEEKIPQNHIQQVCEAVMASGENLAKRRNFTAKSPLMYEWYQEYYVGAAHGLAGIYYYLMQPGLGVSQAKLHNVVKPSVDYVCQLKFPSGNYPPCIEDKRDLLVHWCHGAPGVIYMLLQAYKVFGEQKYLSDALQCAEVIWQWGLLKKGYGLCHGTAGNAYAFLTLYNLTQDMKYLYRACKFAEWCLSYGQHGCRTPDTPFSLFEGMAGTIYFLADLLVPAKARFPAFEL from the exons ATGGAAAGGGGCCTGAAGTCTGCGGACCCCAGGGACTGCACTGGCTACACCGGCTGGGCAG GCATTGCTTTGCTATACTTACATCTGTATAATGTCTATGGAGACCCATCCTTCCTCCAGATGGCCCAGGAATATGTCAAGAAGAGCCTGAGCTGCCTGACAAAGCGATCCATCACCTTCTTGTGTGGGGATGCCGGACCTCTGGCAGTGGCTGCTGTGGTATTCCACAAGCTGCAGAACGACAAGCAAGCGGAAGATTGCATTGCCCG CTTGCTTCATCTGCCCAAACTTGACCCTCGGGTCCCTGACGAGATGCTCTATGGACGTATGGGGTACTTgtatgctttgctatttgtgaaCAAACAATTTGGAGAGGAAAAGATTCCTCAAAACCATATTCAACAG GTCTGTGAGGCAGTCATGGCATCTGGCGAGAACCTAGCCAAGAGACGGAACTTCACAGCTAAGAGCCCCCTGATGTATGAATGGTACCAGGAATATTATGTAGGAGCTGCTCATGGCCTAGCAGGGATCTATTACTATCTCATGCAG CCTGGCCTTGGAGTGAGTCAGGCAAAGCTGCACAATGTGGTCAAGCCCAGTGTGGATTACGTCTGCCAGCTGAAGTTCCCATCGGGCAATTACCCGCCATGCATTGAAGATAAGAGAGACCTGCTGGTCCATTGGTGCCACGGTGCTCCTGGCGTTATCTACATGCTCCTTCAGGCCTATAAG GTGTTTGGCGAACAGAAGTACCTCAGCGATGCCTTGCAGTGTGCTGAAGTGATTTGGCAGtgggggttgctgaagaaaggttaCGGGCTGTGTCACGGTACAGCTGGCAATGCATATGCCTTCCTGACTCTTTACAACCTCACTCAAGACATGAAATATCTCTACAGAGCCTGCaag TTTGCAGAATGGTGTTTGAGTTATGGGCAGCATGGTTGTCGGACACCAGACACTCCATTTTCTCTCTTTGAAG GAATGGCTGGAACAATATATTTTCTTGCTGACCTGCTGGTACCAGCCAAGGCCAGGTTCCCAGCTTTTGAACTGTAA
- the LANCL1 gene encoding glutathione S-transferase LANCL1 isoform X3, with protein sequence MKYICHSEKKVILGQRAAEGHILQGIALLYLHLYNVYGDPSFLQMAQEYVKKSLSCLTKRSITFLCGDAGPLAVAAVVFHKLQNDKQAEDCIARLLHLPKLDPRVPDEMLYGRMGYLYALLFVNKQFGEEKIPQNHIQQVCEAVMASGENLAKRRNFTAKSPLMYEWYQEYYVGAAHGLAGIYYYLMQPGLGVSQAKLHNVVKPSVDYVCQLKFPSGNYPPCIEDKRDLLVHWCHGAPGVIYMLLQAYKVFGEQKYLSDALQCAEVIWQWGLLKKGYGLCHGTAGNAYAFLTLYNLTQDMKYLYRACKFAEWCLSYGQHGCRTPDTPFSLFEGMAGTIYFLADLLVPAKARFPAFEL encoded by the exons ATGAAATACATTTGCCACTCAGAGAAAAAGGTGATATTAGGCCAAAGAGCAGCTGAGGGACACATCCTGCAGG GCATTGCTTTGCTATACTTACATCTGTATAATGTCTATGGAGACCCATCCTTCCTCCAGATGGCCCAGGAATATGTCAAGAAGAGCCTGAGCTGCCTGACAAAGCGATCCATCACCTTCTTGTGTGGGGATGCCGGACCTCTGGCAGTGGCTGCTGTGGTATTCCACAAGCTGCAGAACGACAAGCAAGCGGAAGATTGCATTGCCCG CTTGCTTCATCTGCCCAAACTTGACCCTCGGGTCCCTGACGAGATGCTCTATGGACGTATGGGGTACTTgtatgctttgctatttgtgaaCAAACAATTTGGAGAGGAAAAGATTCCTCAAAACCATATTCAACAG GTCTGTGAGGCAGTCATGGCATCTGGCGAGAACCTAGCCAAGAGACGGAACTTCACAGCTAAGAGCCCCCTGATGTATGAATGGTACCAGGAATATTATGTAGGAGCTGCTCATGGCCTAGCAGGGATCTATTACTATCTCATGCAG CCTGGCCTTGGAGTGAGTCAGGCAAAGCTGCACAATGTGGTCAAGCCCAGTGTGGATTACGTCTGCCAGCTGAAGTTCCCATCGGGCAATTACCCGCCATGCATTGAAGATAAGAGAGACCTGCTGGTCCATTGGTGCCACGGTGCTCCTGGCGTTATCTACATGCTCCTTCAGGCCTATAAG GTGTTTGGCGAACAGAAGTACCTCAGCGATGCCTTGCAGTGTGCTGAAGTGATTTGGCAGtgggggttgctgaagaaaggttaCGGGCTGTGTCACGGTACAGCTGGCAATGCATATGCCTTCCTGACTCTTTACAACCTCACTCAAGACATGAAATATCTCTACAGAGCCTGCaag TTTGCAGAATGGTGTTTGAGTTATGGGCAGCATGGTTGTCGGACACCAGACACTCCATTTTCTCTCTTTGAAG GAATGGCTGGAACAATATATTTTCTTGCTGACCTGCTGGTACCAGCCAAGGCCAGGTTCCCAGCTTTTGAACTGTAA